In Haloarcula halophila, the genomic window CTATCGCTTGCGCGATTTCGATGCGGTGAGTCGGGTCAAACTGATGCTCCTCGCGGAGCACTAGGCTGTACTCACGGCTGGTTCTCACTCGATTTCCAGCTGACTGCTCTCACGATCTCCATCAGCGCCGTTCTCGTCCCATTCGAGTTCGAACTCGATACTCAATTCACCGGGTCCATCTGTCGGCCCCTCACGTTCGGCTTTGACCTCGAACGTCGGGCGAGCTGGCGGCTCCATTGTCACGGAATCGGATCCCGCTTTCAGAGTGATTCCGTCTCCTTGTTCCAATTTATCGGCTACACGGCGAAGATACGCTGCGATTTCCTCTCGACTCTGGTCGCTTTCCGATTTGAACAGGACCTCTTCGGGCATATGGACGCAGATGCCGCCCATGCAGATAACTGCACCCTCTGTCCGAACTGCTGCTGCCCTATCTCACTGAATACAAGCACGCGGCGCCTATCCGTTCCTGTGGATTTCAACTTGCCTTCACGACTCGATGTGCTGATCAATGGGATCTCTTCCGAATGAGGTAATCGAGTAATCCACCGCTTGGACATCCGGTACTGCCCGGACGGTATTGACGAAGCCAGATAGTGCCTCCGTGGTCCCTTCAAGGACGAATAACTCCATACAGTACTGGTCCTGGACGTGTGCATGGGTAGTCGCGGAGACGATA contains:
- a CDS encoding amphi-Trp domain-containing protein, which encodes MPEEVLFKSESDQSREEIAAYLRRVADKLEQGDGITLKAGSDSVTMEPPARPTFEVKAEREGPTDGPGELSIEFELEWDENGADGDRESSQLEIE